The stretch of DNA CTTAAAggaattagtctctgcagttgcgcgcggAGGATACCTTTAGTTTACAACGAAAAATTGTTTTGATCGaataataaaatcattttttgactaaaaacaTTGTAAAATTTAGTCTTTCTACCGAAATATCTAACAAATCATCTAGTTAATAAAAAGTTGAGTTTAAATGAGATAAATAGATAGGGTAAAACAACCATATGAGGCCATTCAATCGATTGTGacatatcatattattattttaaaattaatacatATTTGAAAAACAATTAGAAAGAATTTGAAAATCAGGCATAGAAACACTTCATGGTGCGCAACTAGAAATCAGGGGTGGCGGAGGTGTATGAAAATATTGGATGGATTTTGTGAACAATGCAGAATAGAATTTGTTGAttcaatttgtcaaaaaaataatttgttgattcaagaatttttttccaaatttttttttgccttgagtAAAAACTTCAtaacgtattttccgaatttgaACTAGCAACATTTCACAAAACGTATTCCGAAATTTTTATTCGagggcaaaaatgaaaattttggagGAAAAAGAGAATTTTGGGGGAAGAGAATTTTTCTATGCAGTGGCACCCCTGGCCATAGCCCAGGGCCTGCCTTATTGCTCACTTTTGGAgggaaaaaaatacaataactcATTTCTACTTGCTTCTACTTTGCCTTTTAATGTAGTATTTTCAACAGGAGTATAAAGACATTTTGGCCAAATATTTGCCTAAACAATCATACATTTCCTTTAATATACTTTgcccaaaaaattatttctacaaCATAGTACCACAATTTcatgttatatatatttattagttCTAGAGTATGTCATCAACACTGCACACCCAAAATCATCATTGGCGGGAATATAGCTTATAATCAGCAAAATTTGCCTTTGAAACATTACCCCAAGAAAATGCCAATCAACAGCACATATATATGTTCTATGATATATTGTTAGCTATTGCTATTTAAGGATGAAAGGAAAatagacataaaaatataacaatgaCAAGTTATTAACATGTTCCACGGCTCTATCAATGTAAAGCATCCTCAACGCCACCTCCGGAAACAATAGCGCATTACTCATCATAGCAATCGACAAATCTACTATCACCATCTCTTCTCTGACAAAGATATGAGCTGCCAAAAGATTGAAGAAATGTGTTAGACAATCTATGAATGAGAATCCTCTTTATATGAAGGCTAGTATATATGAAGTTCCTTTCTTAAAACAAAGTAATGCTGAAAAAAACAATGATAGTATTAACCCAAACTAATATTAGTGTTTAGCATTTAATCAACAATTGCTATGAAGAGCGCAACCAGCAAGGTGCCATGGTTACTCTTTGGAAGACAATACCATGTTATATGAAGTGAAAAACTAAAGCAAGTAGATTCATGATGCTAGAAAATGTGTGACTCCAAAATCATAGAGTCGGGCCAAAGCCAGCCGTTAATCGACAATGCTAACAATTtagaataaaattataaaaaaaaaaaggatatacACGAAGCGAGAGGAGAAACATGTGAGCAGTTAAGACTTAAGATAGATTAAATTCTATGGATAAGTGTCACTCAGCATGAGAAAATATCAATTCTAGGATTAAGTTAACGGATATGGCTCCTCTAAAGTAAAAGGTGTGTTTTAGAGGGTAAAGTGTGAAGTTATGAGAAAATCAATGGCTTAGTATTTAGCAACATAATATAGTTCATAACACTCAGACACAAGTAATTTCTCATAATCTCAATCGTTGATTGAATTAATGTTTATAACTCTACACTTTACCCTCTAAAGTATAGGTCTCACTTTAGAGGAGTCAAATACTCCAATCCTAAGAACATTAAGGGTCCAGAAGGCTTACATGAAATAGACACACAAGGCATAAATAGATTGCAAAACTCTAAGTagtatattaataaataaatggaatAAGAGGAcctcattttattccatataaATAGTAGGTAGATAATTTAAACTGGACATGTATAAATATGCTCAATCCCAAAAATTTaccataaattaaaatatatctaTCACTATCATcattagtaataaaaaaaaaaggaaaaagtcaTCACGTCATGATTATGACCATCAATATAATGAGTATAATTATCTATATTTGCTCAGGCCCACAAATCAGAACTATATTGACAGAAATAAAAACTGGCCAAAATCACAATGACCAAAACCTTAGCCGAAAACGCAAATCAGATCTATGTCGGCATCCAGCGAGTTCATCGCCATAATGAGCGTGCTCTGAATGAAATTCGATGCAGTTGAGATCGAGTTCAAGAATAACTCCCACACTTACAGCCTCCGTCGGCAGCCAACGAGGACGTCGTCGCCACCTCAGGCACACAAATCAGAACAAAATCTATATTGACACAAATAAAAACTGGCCAAAATCACAGCCACCAAATTCTTTGCCGAAAACGCAAATCAGATCTCTGTCGGCATCCAGCGAGTTCATCGCCATAGTGAGCATACTCTGAATGAGCTTCGATGCAGTTGAGATCGAGTTCAAAGTAACACCCGCACTTACAGCCTCCTTCGGTGGCCAACGAGGATGTCGTCGCCACCTCAGGCACACAAATCAGAACAAAATCTACATTGACACAAATAAAAACTGGCCAAAATCACAGCGACCAAAATCTTTGCCGAAAACGCAAATCAGATTTTTGTCGGCATCCAGCAAGTTCATCGCCATAGTGAGCATGCTCTGAATGAGCTTTGATGCAGTTGAGATCGAGTTCAAGAATAACTCCTGCACTTACAGCTTCCGTCGGCAGCCAACGAGGACGTCGTTGCCGCCTCACTTTACTCCCTGCGCGTCTTTCCGTTTCTTACCCATTGAAGATGCAGGCTGATATTGGAAGAGGAAAACAATGGAGAAAATGGGTTTTCAATTTGCAGAGAAACATTTTCTCTCATGGTATTTCATTGACAATTTATTTTCTCactccttatatttattttaaatgtttatGTGTTGTCAAGTTTTGATTGTATGTTGTTAGAATTTTGGGTTGGGCCTAACccaaccctacaaaaccagcttgtaggtgaggattgcctctacttaTAAACATGCCATCtcacatccgatgtgggactcccAACAGATGTGACCAAATATGACATGTTGGTCAAGTGACCATGCCAGAAAAACTCTAAAACAATTAATATGTCAATCACAACAAAAGATAAGGAGTGTTAGGACCTCAAATGCGAGTGTAGGCCCAAATAGTCAACAGGATAGTTAGTTGCACAAATCCATTAGGTGGAGAGtgatattatcaaaatataaggAGAGGTAAATAATGGCATGACAGTGAGTGAGGGTGAGGAAATGATGTGACCAGTTCTGTTATAAGAAGGAGAACGAGAGAGAGGGGAAAGGGTATTGAGAATTATTCAGTTAGGAACCATAAAGGTTTGGGCAGAAAGAGAATTGTCTCTTCTCCGAGGAGCTTAGCTCTGGGATTGCAGGGGTTCATCTTCTGTAATAGTTACTGATTTTCGACTAAAAATACAATTTCTGTTTCTCAATTTTTGGGTTCCTAACAATGGTCCGACCTGCCGGATTATCGACGGAGAGCCAGTGTGGGATGGAGATGGAAGAGTCATACAATTTCTTGAAAGAAAGGCTGCCAGAATTTGTGGGTGAAGACCCCATGGGGTGGATCACTACAGCAGAATGGTTCTTTGATGTGCAGAAAATTTATGCTTCTGACAAGGTGCAATGGGCATTCGTGAGAATGGAAGGAGTAGCTATGTTGTGGTTTCAGTCATGGTGCCTGGAGAACCTTGATGCAGATTGGGAAACATTTGCCATAGCTTTGATGAGAAGATTTCGAAAGAGGAACTATGGCGGTGTTGTTTAAGAAAAGCCAAAAGAATCGGGATCGCTGTCGATTTCATCAGAGCAGTCGGATTGGAAATTTCAGTGACACCACTAGTCACTGAAGTCATAACAGAAAGATCTAAATGCCGCAATGAATCGATGACTGAGTTTGATGTAGCAGCTAAGAAGATAGAAGCAGATCGCACGAGGGTGAGTGTCACGAAGAATCATACGATGGTGGTCGATACACCGTCGCCATCGGGTTCACCGGTTAAGGCGCTTCCCAAGCCAAAATCACCAGATCGAGATGCTTTTTGGAACAAGGATGCGATTTCGACCAAGCTACCACCAGATCCGTTGGAACTGCCATCGGACCCGCCAAAGACGCCATACTCCGACTCGGTTGTTACGGTTCCGCCACAACCAAAACCACCGGACCCGAATCTGCTCATCGTGGTTGGAGCGATTCACAAAACAAGGAACCCAAGGATTTTGGTACATCCACGATCAGAGGTGTCACTGCGGGACGAAATGATAAACGAATCACCATGGAAGCAACCATCGAGAAAGGTGACTCAGCTGAAGAGGGAGAGTTTACGAAAGAGGCATGTGGGTTGTTCTTATATCACAATCACACCACCACCAACCTCCATCAGAACGCTGTTAGTACAGATCGCCATCGTCTAAGGCTCTCCTTGGTTGAAGAAATTTGCGAATCTGAGAAAGGGAGACCAAGGGGCAATCTCGACAATCTGTAAGTTGAATAATTTTCTTATTCTATTGGGCCGGCCCAAACTGATCTTAGTGACTGGGTCCAGAAGCAAAAACAATGGAGGCTGCATAGCTGTCTATTGAAGCTAATTTTGGAACTAATGTGTCAAACCCAACTTGAGGTTAGAGAATTGGAGCTAATTTTTAAACTAACGTGTAAAACCCAAATAAAAGCTAAGGAGATAGCTAGGAAACTATTTGAATTTGTGGTAGCTAGTTTTGAAAGCAAAACGTTTCATTTACAACTTACAAGGATGTCCACGTTAGTGCATGCGGCaatgaaaaaaaagttttgttcCTATTCTAATTCCTCCTAATCATTCTTTTGACATATTGATGAATATTCGTGCTGCCAGGGAGCTAAGTAAACCACATGTGTTGTATTATTGGAGTTGGAAAATCTGCCAGGGAGCTTCCTACAACACAAGATTAAAGTCATGGTAAATGCTTGTGACCCATTTCAACTGGGAGTTGTTAAGCAGTTGCTGACACATGCACTTAGACTTCAAACTCCCATGTTTGCTAAGCATTATGAAAATGATCATGTTACTGTGGCAAAATAAGCTTCATTGGATGGTTCAAATATGTTTCTAATTGATACATCGAGTCATTTGCAGAATAATGAACCATTGTTGAGAGCACTGTCAAAGTGGGTTCGTTTCAATCTTGTCCTGGTCTCATATGTGGGAGAGACTAGTCTGTAAGGATGCAGTTGATCAACACTCTCCTGTCTCAATTGAATTTGAGAGGTGGCAAAAAGTAAACTTCAGGTTCCTTCTAATAGATGAAGAAATGGTCAATGAGCTCCCTATAAAGATGAAGTACTGTGACACTTATATGTTGCACTGTCCTTCTCATTGCTCATATTACTCTCTTTGCAACAATGGTGTTGAATGTTTAGATCATTGGTGCCGTTGGGTGGGCCAATGCATGGCCGTATCTTTTGGTTTGTTTCTTCAGCAACTATTCTATGTACTTCTGTGTGCTGTGCTCCACCTCAATTTTCTACATCAAGGTTTTGAGGTGTTGTTATTATAAGAAGAGGTAATGATGACATGGCAGTAAGTGAGGGTGAGGAAATGATGTGACCAGTTCTGTTATACGAAGTAGAACAAGCGAGTGGGAAGGGTATTGAGAATTATTCGGTTAGGAACCGTAAAGGTTTGGGCAGAGAGAGAATTGCCTCTTCTCCGAGGAGCTTAGCTCTGGGATTGCAGGGGTTCATCTTCTGTAATAGTTACGGACTTTCGATTAATAATACAATTTCTGTTTCTCAATTTTTGGGTTCCTAACAAAGAGCAGAAGGAACTAACTCAATTATAATCAGTGGCAGCCAAGGatgaaagaaaagaatcaaaagTGAGAATGTCAGAAGTAgaatataaaaagaaacaaatggtTCATAAATCTTGGAAAAGAAAGCATCCTAGAAGGAAGAAAACCAGCACGCAAAGAAGCAAGATCGGGAAAGATGAAAAGTATGTGATGATGAGGGAGAAAAAATGGTTGGAGAAGTGAGTACACAACAACCCCTCAATTTTGTGGATAAAAAATCAGAAATCAAAAGCATAAATGAAGTGGTGAAAGTGAAGAACAAGAACCATTTTGAAGGGGAAGAAGAGGTTCGGTTGAGGCGATAACTAATGTATGTCGGAATAGCAACAAGCGGAAGATTCAACTGTTGGGGGCTTCGAGGAAAAGCATATGTGAACCTGTAGGTTCACTTCAATGCTTCACGACTGAGGTGAAATTTTGGGTGGAAGAAGCAAAATGGTGATTTGGGTCCATGAATGAAGGAAAGTAGTGTAGAGTCGAGAAGGCATGGTGTGATGTCAATTCAGCAGTGAAAGAGACGATGGTGGAGATGGCTGAGTCATGAGTGCGATAAAGGTACGATCGTCAATGCATCTGACAGGGGATAATGGTGTTGAGTGGAGGTGTCATTCCTGACACCAGTAAAGCTGCTGTGTGAAAATGGTTGATGAAGGAAACACAATGGATACATTCAAGTTCCCTTTCCAAAACAAACGGGCCAAGCAAACCACTAATGAGAGGAATTAGGCCTTTAAAAAATGTGGAATGGGAATGATCTATGAAGGATTTCTTCCCAAGGCAAAACTTACCATCACTAATGTTGGGCTACCTTATCATTTGATGGCTACAACCCCATCTAGCCATTCAAATGGAACAAAGTGGAACTGGAGCTCAAGATGAATGTTTCAAACAGTGGAACCCTAGTGGGATTTTGTTTCAGCAATTATCTAAACACTAACTCTTAGTTAGCATCTCTCGTGAAAACTTTAAGGCTCACATAAAATGGCAAAAAAAATGACCTTGTCAGTTGTCACAAACTgacaacataaaataaaaaatggctACAACCATCTTTGAAATAGAGTAATAGTTCATTTAACAGACACAAAACAATATAGTAGTTTGCAAATGCATAGATAGGCTTAAGATGCATACCCGAAACAGGGAAAGACAGAAACAAgcattcatattcatatatatgcatgtgtgTGTCACCAACCTGGCGAGCAACTTGTGCTAGTCGTCGGCTCTCCCGAGATGACTCAGTCAATGTACAAGATTTCTGAGGCTCCACATGATCATTTTGCTTCTCTCCACAAATTTTCTTTGAATTGCTATTATCTGGAGAGCGACCTGCATCACCGCTACTTACAGACTGGGTCATTGTACAAGATTTCTGAGTCTCCGCATGATCATTTTGCTTCTCTCCACAAATTTTCTTTGAATTGCTATTATCTGGAGAGCAGCCTGCATCACCGCTACTTACAGACCCCTTCTTACGCTTTCTATGAAATGTGAACTTGAGAAGCTTATCATTTTCAAATCGACTAGAAACTGTTTCATCTATATTGGATAGTTTTGGATCAACTTTATCTGGTGACCCATCAGCTGCCTCGACATCTTTACAACCTGGAACCTCCATACTTTCGGTGGACAAACTTTCTTGTCTTGTCAAATCTGAATTATCCAATGGTTCAGTATCATGAACAATCTTGTTCCTAAAACTGCAGAATTTAAGAAATTTTTCCACTTTTTCAGTATTGGTATAAGATCGTAATTGCTCAACTGCTGTAGTTGCATTAGTCGGTGCTTTGGGGAGAGGAGACATAAGATCCTTCTGAGCTTCATTTCCATGTTGCATAGAAGAATTCTCCATAGAATGGTCGTTGTTGCCCAATACATGATGAGAATCTTTGGCACAAGACAAATCTGGTTCTTTATTTGTTTCCTTAACCTGACCAGAATGCAATCTAGATTGATGAGTCTTCCTCTTCACAAATCTTCTGTGTTTTCTATGAACTAGATCTTTGATAAGTTCAGCACCTTCTTTTACCACTTTAAGTTTATCTGGTTGCTCAACTGTTGCAGTTGCGTCATTGGGTGCTTCGGACAAAGGAGACATTggatccttcagagcttcatttTCATGTGCCGTAGAAGAATTCCCCTTGGAAGGATCATTGTTATCCAATACATGAGGAGAATCTTTGGCAACAGACAGATATGATCTTTTATTTGTTCCCTTACGCTGGTAAGAATGCAATCTAGATCGACGAGTTTTCCTCTTCTTAAATCTCATGTATTTTTTACGGACCGAAAGTTTGACATGGTCAGCATCTGCTTTCGTCAATTTAAGTTCAtcttgtttttccttttcacaAATAATATCAGCTTTGCCATTATCTGTAACAGCCATTTCCTTGCCATCTTCATGTGCTCCAACTAAAGTTTCATCCTGTGCATTATCTACATTTTCTGAAACAGATACATTTCCATCAAAAAGGCTCCTTTCAAGCGCTCGTATTCTCTGAGTACATCCATTTCTGTAGAGCTCGGGGCCTTTCCTCCGAATGACTATGGATGCGAAATCTGGATTGTGAATGTAGCAACTGTTTGCATGATCACGAGATACACATAACTTACTTCCATTATCTGTTCCATTTACAGTAGGGCACCTAGTATCAGAAATTGAGATTGATTCCAACTGTAAATTAGGTGCAGAATGCACAGATCCATCATAAGGATGAAGTCTGTTCTCCTGCATAAAATTTCCATTAGCTGCAACTCCATCCTTCATGTTTTGTTCAGCTGGAGGATTCATTTGGTGTTTTGTGACATTCTCCAGCTCAAACTGTGTTTCTCTCAACTCGGCCCTAAGGTCTCTAACTATTTCCTCAGCTTCCTGCAGCTGAGCTTCGAGCACGTCGATCTTCTTTTGCTGACTCGAGAATGTAAGCTCTGATTCTTTGACCTGTAAAATTTCAATCTATCAAATATAAGATAAGACCTCAAAAATGACTCGATTAGGAGGAATCCACTGCATAAACTTTGCTTGATTGTCATATTAAAATACTGTTATGTCAGTGTATTCCATAATGGCAGTAAGTTATTAATTTGCCACGACACCAAATGAATTTAGGCTCAAAAGCTGAATGATGATCAATATGAAGTAATTCCTATCTGAGAATGGAAGATATATTTTGCTATATGCTTCCACAAGTAAAGAACAAACATAGCATGCAAAAACACAGTAATTCCTATCTGATATTGAATCATGCCTACATTCACAATCAAGTATTAATCTTCATTCTCAAACCAGACTTATAGACATAAGTGCAGACAGATATATCAAATTCTTTCTCAAATGTACGGTGATTGCATTCCTTTAACGACCACCACCAATGTCATATTAGAAAAGTATCGTACTCGATCCTTATTACTCTTGGAAAGAATTTTCTCAAACATAACAAAATGAAGTGTT from Trifolium pratense cultivar HEN17-A07 linkage group LG5, ARS_RC_1.1, whole genome shotgun sequence encodes:
- the LOC123884974 gene encoding uncharacterized protein LOC123884974 isoform X1; protein product: MDDSEKLTALKKAYADIILNTAKEAAARIMASERKSMLLQQELAATKDEALRMLLRLKQMFDSKVKESELTFSSQQKKIDVLEAQLQEAEEIVRDLRAELRETQFELENVTKHQMNPPAEQNMKDGVAANGNFMQENRLHPYDGSVHSAPNLQLESISISDTRCPTVNGTDNGSKLCVSRDHANSCYIHNPDFASIVIRRKGPELYRNGCTQRIRALERSLFDGNVSVSENVDNAQDETLVGAHEDGKEMAVTDNGKADIICEKEKQDELKLTKADADHVKLSVRKKYMRFKKRKTRRSRLHSYQRKGTNKRSYLSVAKDSPHVLDNNDPSKGNSSTAHENEALKDPMSPLSEAPNDATATVEQPDKLKVVKEGAELIKDLVHRKHRRFVKRKTHQSRLHSGQVKETNKEPDLSCAKDSHHVLGNNDHSMENSSMQHGNEAQKDLMSPLPKAPTNATTAVEQLRSYTNTEKVEKFLKFCSFRNKIVHDTEPLDNSDLTRQESLSTESMEVPGCKDVEAADGSPDKVDPKLSNIDETVSSRFENDKLLKFTFHRKRKKGSVSSGDAGCSPDNSNSKKICGEKQNDHAETQKSCTMTQSVSSGDAGRSPDNSNSKKICGEKQNDHVEPQKSCTLTESSRESRRLAQVARQLISLSEKRW
- the LOC123884974 gene encoding uncharacterized protein LOC123884974 isoform X2; translated protein: MDDSEKLTALKKAYADIILNTAKEAAARIMASERKSMLLQQELAATKDEALRMLLRLKQMFDSKVKESELTFSSQQKKIDVLEAQLQEAEEIVRDLRAELRETQFELENVTKHQMNPPAEQNMKDGVAANGNFMQENRLHPYDGSVHSAPNLQLESISISDTRCPTVNGTDNGSKLCVSRDHANSCYIHNPDFASIVIRRKGPELYRNGCTQRIRALERSLFDGNVSVSENVDNAQDETLVGAHEDGKEMAVTDNGKADIICEKEKQDELKLTKADADHVKLSVRKKYMRFKKRKTRRSRLHSYQRKGTNKRSYLSVAKDSPHVLDNNDPSKGNSSTAHENEALKDPMSPLSEAPNDATATVEQPDKLKVVKEGAELIKDLVHRKHRRFVKRKTHQSRLHSGQVKETNKEPDLSCAKDSHHVLGNNDHSMENSSMQHGNEAQKDLMSPLPKAPTNATTAVEQLRSYTNTEKVEKFLKFCSFRNKIVHDTEPLDNSDLTRQESLSTESMEVPGCKDVEAADGSPDKVDPKLSNIDETVSSRFENDKLLKFTFHRKRKKGSVSSGDAGCSPDNSNSKKICGEKQNDHVEPQKSCTLTESSRESRRLAQVARQLISLSEKRW